The following coding sequences lie in one Nerophis lumbriciformis linkage group LG02, RoL_Nlum_v2.1, whole genome shotgun sequence genomic window:
- the ppp3r1a gene encoding calcineurin subunit B type 1 produces MGNEASFPLEMCSHFDADEIKRLGKRFKKLDLDNSGSLSVEEFMSLPELQQNPLVQRVIDIFDTDGNGEVDFKEFIEGVSQFSVKGDKESKLRFAFRIYDMDKDGYISNGELFQVLKMMVGSNLKDTQLQQIVDKTIINADRDGDGKISFEEFCAVVGGLDIHKKMVVDV; encoded by the exons TCGATGCTGACGAGATCAAGCGGCTCGGGAAGCGCTTCAAGAAACTCGACCTCGATAACTCGGGCTCGCTCAGCGTGGAGGAGTTCATGTCGCTGCCCGAGCTGCAGCAGAACCCGCTGGTGCAGAGGGTCATCGACATCTTCGACACGGACGGCAACGGCGAAGTGGACTTTAAAG AGTTCATCGAGGGTGTGTCACAGTTCAGTGTCAAAGGAGACAAGGAATCGAAGCTTCGAT TTGCCTTCCGGATCTACGACATGGACAAGGACGGCTACATCTCCAATGGCGAGCTCTTCCAGGTGCTGAAGATGATGGTGGGCAGCAACCTGAAGGACACGCAGCTCCAGCAGATCGTGGACAAGACCATCATCAACGCTGACCGGGACGGCGACGGCAAGATATCCTTCGAAGAATTCTGCGCc GTGGTCGGCGGTCTGGACATCCACAAAAAGATGGTGGTGGACGTGTGA